The following nucleotide sequence is from Salvia miltiorrhiza cultivar Shanhuang (shh) chromosome 7, IMPLAD_Smil_shh, whole genome shotgun sequence.
GGCAATAAGCTTTGCAAATGCTTTATTGCGAGTAGATAATAAGCATACATAAGTCCATCGAGTAGAAGCATCAATTAGGACCATAAAATATTGAAATGGTCCAGACGCTGGGTGGTCCACATATATCTCCTTGAATTCGTTCAAGAAAAGAAGGAGATTCTAATTTAATTTTGGTACGAGAAGGTCGTACTATAAGCTTACCTTTTGCACATGCTTCACAAACAAATTCATTTGAATATGATAGATCTTTTGTTTGTATATTGTGCCCAATAGCATTATTAATAATCCGACGTATCATATTTTGCCCAGGATGACCCAATCGTTCATGCCATAATATAAAAGATTTTGGGTCTTTAAATTTTATGCTTAACGCAACATGATTGTTAGGTTTAATGTGAGTATAATACAACCCAGTGGAGAAAGAAGAGAACTTCTCAAGAATTTGTTTTCTACATCCAACATTCTGAGTGATGATCAGAAATTCATTATTGTTATCGGTTTCAGTTTCAATGTGAAAACCGTTTAGTCGGATGTCTTTAAAACTAATAAGGGTACGTTTTGATTGTGGATACAAAAGTGCATCATTGATAATTAATTCTGTACCCATAGGGAGTATTAGAGAAGCTCTTCCAGAGCCGACAATAAGGATATTGTCATTTGCAATTGTAGTGACGCTCCCCCTTTTTTCAGTAAGagtttgaaaatattttctatcAGTAAGTATAGTATGTGTTGTGGCACTATCCACTAGACACAATGTACTTTCATTCTCCATGAGTTGCAAGTTTGAGTTTGACATTCTAAAAACAAAGAAGTagaatataaatcaagaaaataacaaataaagaTAGCAAATAAGTCACAATAATAATAGAATTTTAAGTATTGCAAACACAcgaaaacaaattaaattactaacAGTTTGCAAATAAAACATgaaccataaataaaatccTAAAATGTCTGAATAGTTCAACAAATCAAATTACTTTTGATCTCCATAATCTTCAAGATCAAGTTGCAttaaatcatcatcatcggcattaAACTCCAAATTTGCTTCAGGCAAACTGGCATGATGTATTTCACTTCGAATTTTCTTGCCTTTTTTGTTCTTTTGCAACATTTGATATGCTTCAACGAGGTGCTTGGCGGTGCGACATGTACGACTCCAATGACCCTCGCACCCACACCTGTGACAagtttgttgtgtttttggAGTTTGCTGAGATGTACTTGTTTCTTGTGGATGCGATGTCTTATGAAATCCTTTTCCATGAATTTGGAGTCTAGCAACATGATTGTATCCACGACCTCGACCTCGACCTCCTCTATAGGACCAACCTCTTCCACCACGTTGTGACCAATTCACTTTTCCTCGGCCTCTCCCTCGACCACCTCTATAAGTGGTAGCATGTGCTTCAGGCACTGCTTGTGAACCAACTGGTCTTGCATTGTGGTTTCTCATCAAAAGCTGATTATGTTTCTCTGCTACAAGTAAAGCAGAAATGAGTTCAGAATGCCTAGTATAATTCTTGGCCCTATACTGCTGCTGGAGTACAAGGTTACTGGCATGAAAAGTAGATAGAGTCTTCTCTATCAAATCAATCTCTGTAACTTCTTGCTTACAGAGTTTCAGCTGTGACACAATACGATGTAAGGTAGAATTGTACTCAATCACGGACTTGAAATCCTGAAAGCGTAAATTCAGCCAATCATATTGTGCCTGAGGGAGAATAATggccttttgttgatcaaagcGATCCTTCAGGGATTGCCATAGGACAACAGGGTCCTTTTCAGTAAGATACTCATTTTTTAAGTCCTTATTCAGATGATGACGCAAGAAAATCAAAGCTTTCGCCTTCTGGGCGGAGCTACATGAAGAATCTGGAACTATAGCGTCGCTCAGATCACATGAGGCAAGGTATATTTCAACATCCAAAGCCCAAGTCAAATAGTTACCACCATCAATAGCAAGTTCAGTGACTTCTCTTTCGTTGATATCAGACATATTCAAAACTATAACAAACAATGAGAAAACAATAAGGAAAGAGagcattttaattttattttgtttatgcCCTAATCTAATGAAATCAGCATAAGGAGTGTCTAACAAGATGAAAATTCCCCATGTCTTGAAAACTGAGATCAGATCAAAATCGAACAAACAATACATATTATCAAAGCAAGAATAGGCAACTTCATCATGGCAAGTAAATCATGTATCTGCTGCGCAAGGTTTTatgaaaaattgaaacaaataatCAAGAATACTCTGAAATAAACGGACTTCACAATCAATAAATGCACTGACTTCAATATATGTTATTTAcgatattttttaaattattttcagtttatgatttacaaaaacCAATTCGAGTTTATGTTTGTTTCAAAAATTCTCGACAAAACTTCAATCACGGCAGGCGTTTTTAAATTCATCAATAATGGCATTAGATTTTCCCCAAATCTAACGAAATAAAGTCTCCCCCTCTCACGCTCAACATTCAGTAATGCtttaacatatttttccaaTCTTATTCATCTCGCTGCCTTCAATCATTCAATGTTAGACACTTCAATCAAAAcaattcttttcaaaaaccaCCGACTCGAATCAATTAGGATTtaagttttcaaaaaaaaaatcaaatccgtTTCTAAATTTTCTAGAAACATAATGTAAAATTACCTTGTAAGAAAAACACGATTTTTTCTTATGGTCTATCTCCGTGTTCACTCAATTGGTTAGAgactcgtgctgataacgtgttgtAATATCCTCTTGAGCAAGTAATTCCAAAGTAAAAGAGTAGAGAAGATGCagagaaaagagaagaagagaaaaCAGACAGAAAACGAGATTCTGTATTATGTTAACCGTATCCATCCgttccatcatatatatatatatatatatatatgaataagtaatgtacaataaataataaataatattatttacaataaaTATGAAGTCCAAATATGACATTCTTTGTAAAATAATATGCAAATGCAAgccttttgataaaataaattagtgcaataattaatcaaattatagCCCAATCAGTTAATAAATTGAGCCCATTAACTTAAAACCAAACTAAGCCCAAAGCCCATTTCATTTCCCCATTTCCCCTACTTTAATCACACTCACCCTAATTGCTCACAAAACTCACGCAGCTCCCACTTCCCTTCTCCCTCTTTGCCGctcactctctctcgctctctgtgccctcctgccgccgccaccggacggcagcgccgtccccggaggccggcggctccgcCTCCTCTCTCCTTCCCTTCGACCTCTCTCCTTTCCTCACCTCTagtctctctctcactcttccCCCACCGCACCCAACAGCAGCGTCCACCCTTCTCCGGTGACACCTCCGCCAGCCACCGCCACAACCACGCTTCTCCCCTGTCGCTCGCCCGGCTAGCAGCAGCATCGCCATCGCCGCCTCTGCGTCGACAGCAGCACAGCCCAGCCGCCGcccctcatttctctctcttcctcagCCGAACAGCCATCGGCGAGGCCGAAGCTGCCGCCTCCTTATTCCAGATCTGGCGCCCTCTCTTTCCTTCGGCCGGCAGAAACGGCTGCCATCGCCGCCGCCATGCCAGGCAGCAGCAGTGGGcaggtcgccgccgccgcctcctgctTCCCTCTTCCGACTACAGTCTTCGCTCCCCCCAACCAACCTTCCATTTCTCCCTAATTCTCCATTTCTTTCCACACTAATTCTATTTCCTTATGGAAATTACAGAAAATCGATGTATGCATGTTTTGATTTGAAAACAGAATTCTGTTGTAAAGTTTTGGTTTTTGGGCAGATATGAAAACAATGAAGAAATCATTGATGTGCTggaataaaattacataatttctGCATAAGAATTAAAATTACCACTTGAATCGAAAGCAACAGAACAATAAGTTGATTTGCTGGGTTTTGGTGGTGTGGTGTTTTCAGAAAAAGAAAGAGCTTAATAAGCTAAAATGAGGCGGTGGAATAGATAAAATGAATTCCACAAGATTGAGAAAATTAATTGGATGGCTGAGGAGAAAACTTGGCTGCCAAGAATTAAAATTTGTGGCTGAAAATGGAAAACAAATTGTGGCTTCTTGAGAAAGGAAACACGTATTGCAGTCACAAGATTAGGAAACAGTACAAACAAAAGAATTACTCCATTAAGCTATTAAAATGTTATGGGCTCTTTTAAAAATCTAGCCCAAAaagtaagtaaataaataagtaattatGGCCCAATATGGATGAGCTAAATAGGCTGCAAATAGtttatttaggcccaaattcatattaaaagaatatttgggaaaataaatttctatttttttatagatataatttatagttcaaagtcatatctaactaggggcgcaaCTAAACATGTTCATAAATTCGACTCATAGATATGTATATTAATAActcgaaaatataataatttctaaataaaatttgcaaaggaagtaaatggttttgggctgtgacaggATGTCTACAAGCTTTGGTGTGATTATGTTGCGCGGAGGTACAAGGATTTTGTTCATGACATCAAGGAAATTAAGAGGAACAAGAGGCGTTCTTTTATTCACGAGGATCACTGGCCTAATTGGATTAAGTATTGGGACTCTGATGAAGTAAAAGCCAACTCAGAGATAGCAAAAAAGTGTAGGATGTCTGAGACTTTAGGTCCTGGAACCGGTCAATTGAAACACAAGGGAGGTTCGAGGTCTATTCTTCAGTATGATGAAGAAGTGGTACGTTGAAATTGtattcatataatttttttcattgacattcatattaataatatttatatttgttatattttttaaaagggTAAAAGGAAATGAGTGGAGCCGACTGAGTGTTTCTACGAGGCTTAGAGCATCAGCAGTGGGGGTGACCTGATAACTGACCTGATAGTGGGGGGACCACATTGGGCCAGTGAGGCTGCAGTGGGATGAcatgatagctgacctgatctttttagtttgattattgtatttttcatttaattttaattgcaaaaATTTAAACACAATTGACTTCAAATTAaacttcatttaattttaaaaatcctaaagattacattaaaaaaaaaacctaaagacataatttaaaactacttaattaaaaactaaaaacataaaatcctAAAGATCTCCAGCTTCTCTCATCCTAGCGATGATCTTCGCGCAACGCTGCTTGTGGAGGGCGAGGGTTTCTGGACTCATGTTGTCGGTCTTCATGAATAAAATTCGTTCGTCGTGCATCTTCTTCTTGAGTTCGTTCGACTTGGCGACCTCGGCCATCATTTATTTGATGTTCTCGTCCGACCTGTCCATCCTCTCCACGTATTCGGGTGGAGGCCCGAAACTTTGCGACGCCTTTCCTTTCCCCTTCGCCGCTCTCGTCGCCGCTttcgccgccttgtttccaATCGGTCGGGAAGACGTGATCTCCTCGTCCGACGCCGAGGTAGTGAAGTCGCCTGTCTCTTACGTCTtcgtcctcttggaggaatggaCGTCTCCCTCAAGGTACATGGATTTGAACCTCCGGTTGATCCGGAGCATCCTCCATGCATTCCAGTAGTTGAAGGCGCCGTTAGTTGGGCTCTTTGCTTGGAAGATGACTTGGGCCTTTTGTTGGAGCATGTCGTCggaatggccggaaggccactTCGCGCAAACCTCCACCCAAACATTCTCCCACAACTTCACATCCTAGACCACTGGGGAGAAGTGTCCCTTTATTTGGCGGGGCTTCAAGCCGAGGCCGAGAAGGGCGTTCACACGCTCTAGAATCCGACCCCAGTAGGCCTCGCCTTTTTGATCGACACCCCGGATGGAGTCGttcgtctcctccgcccaaatacGGACAATAAGGTCCGTCTCTTCGAGGGCGTATGTGTGTCGAATGGTCCTTTCCTCCTCCGGCTCTCTCGCCGGCGCCTTCTTCTTGAAGGCCATAGCCTTCCGTCGCCCGCCTTTCTTTGGCTTCGACGCACTGTGGGCAGCCGGTGGGTCATCTTCTTCGCTTGGACGAGGTTCCTCCTCCAAGTTAATATCGCCTAAATCAGGATGGTAATCATCGGAGAGGTCGGGTACCCAATtagggttgtaaacgaatcgaataattttgctcgattcgagattcgattcgaaattgcccgattcgtattcgaaattattcgattcgtattcgataacaaatattctattcgattcgattattattcaaatacgtatatgaaattatgatattcgattcgatattcgtagatattcgattcgatataatatatatatatatatatatataatattttaattataattatttatatacatatatatatataatattttaattataattttataatatcttatTCTGATcctaattgtatatatatatatagaatattaacattttaattataatttttgtagaatttaattttttaaccctcttttttaaaaaaattgtaaaaaaaactATTCTAACCCTAATTGGTTTCTACCTATCGCGCCCCCATTCCCAAAGATTTGAAACCATTTCAATTTCCAAATTCCAAGCTTCCAGCGGcgcttcttctcctcttctcCACGCACGCCGCGCCGTCTGCTGCTGCCGTCGACGTCTGCCAGGCTCGTCGCACGCCGCCGTCTGCTGCCCCGTCGTCTGCTGCTGCCCTGTCGTGTGCACCACGACGCCCTCTCCGTCTGCTCCTTTCGCGTCGTCTGCACCCGCCGTCTGCTGCTGCCCCGCCATCTGCACCCACCGTCTGCTGCTGCCTCGCCGTCTGCACCCGCTCGTCGCACCCGCCGTCTGCACCCGCCGTCTACTGCTGCCCCGCCGTCTGCACCCGCTCGTCGCACCCGCCGTCTGCACCTCTTGCGTCGCCTTCTCCGTCTGCCTCTCCGTCTGCTGCTACCGTCGACGTCAGCCTCTCCATCTGCTGCTGCCGTCAATGTGAGTTCTTGCTGAATTCTTGTTGTTTCTACTTATAGAGTTTGGGGAATGTGAAAAGAGAATTGATGCACATTTTGATGAATTCTTGTTGTTGACTTGCTGAATTCTTGCTGACTTAATAGAAAATATGTTGAATTCTTGCTGACTTGGGGAATATGTTTTTAAAAAccctttttttcgaaaaatatgTTGTTGACTTGCTGAATTCTTGCTGACTTGGGGAATATGTTTTTAGAAAccctttttttcgaaaaatatgTTGTTGACTTGCTGAATTCTTGCTGACTTGGGGAATATGTTTTTAGAAAccctttttttcgaaaaatatgTTGTTGACTTGCTGAATTCTTGCTGACTTGCTGAATTTATAGTGTAAATATGTTGTTGAATTTGTAGTAAGCCTATAAAAACGTTTCTTTTGACAGGATGgaaaatttaatagaaaatgagACAATGGAGAAAGAGAATGAGGTGGAGAAAGAAGTGGTCGATGTAAATGATGATAAAGATGATAATATAATAGAAGGGGATGATGGGGAGAAAGATAAACAAGAAGGTATTGATGGAGAAGATGATAAAGATGGAGACAAGGAGGAGGAGAATAATGTGTTTGAtaagaagaaaaggaaaaaatgttcCAAAGCTTATGATGATTTCATTGAACTGACAGCAGATGATGGGACTACAAAGTTTCAATGCATACATTGCAAGACTTTTCTTGCTAAGACGTCTACTGGCACAACATCTCATCTTTGGAATCACTTGAAAAGGTGTCTGCAAAAGAAGCTTCACTTGAAGAAGCAAAAGACGTTGCAATTTCAGCCTGTCAAATCCAAGTTTGAGATGAATCCTTTATCTGATGGCAGATATGATCACATGAAGCAGAGAGAGGCCGTTGCCCATTGGATTTTAATGGGTGAGCAACCATTTAATGCCGTGGAAAGTGATGGTTTTCATTTCATGATGAGTATAAATCAACCCCGATTTCAGAAGATTTCCCGTGCCACAGCAAAAAAAGATGTCATCAATGTTTATAACATTGAGAAGAAAAAATTGCAGTTGGAATTGAAAGACATCAATAAGATTTCATTGACCACCGACATTTGGAAGTCAAAGGTGCAAAAGATTTCTTATATGTGTGTCACTGGTCACTTTGTTGATTCACAGTGGCAACTTCAGAAACGGCTTCTTAGCTTCatacctcttcctcctccacaTGGAGGTAATACTATTTGTTTCTTTACATAATGttgtcttttattatatttattgatttattgataATGACTCAATACTTATATGTTTTTTAGGTGTTGATATCTTTGATGGGCTTATAAAGTGCACAAAGGATTGGGGAATAGAGCACAAGGTTTTCACTATCTCTGTGGACAATGCCTCAAACAATGATGTGGCAATTCGAATTGCTAAGGAAACATTCTCTAGGAGCCGTAAATTGCCATTGGAAGGTCAGTTGTTTCATGTTCGGTGTACTGCACATATATTAAATCTCGTTGTTCAAGATGGTCTTCTTGGGATTAAGACAATCATTGAAGATGTCAAAAACAGCGTGCGATTTATTAATCAATCAGAGTCTAGGTTGAACAAATTCTCTGATGTTGTGAACCACTTAGGAATTTTTGTAAAAAGGTTGATCATTGATTGTCCAACTCGTTGGAATTCTACATATGAGATGTTACTTGAGGCATATAGAGTTAGAGATGCATTTCCTATATTTCAACAAAGAGAGCCTTCATATCATTGTTGTCCTGCCGTTGATGATTGGATGAAAGTGAAGGATGTCATTGATATTTTAGAGATCTTTTATGAAGCTACTCATGTGATTTCTGGAGTTGATTATCCTACTTCTAATGTCTATCTTGCCGTCATTTGGAGAGTCAAGCATGTATTGAATGAAAAGGAAAATCATGTTGATGAATTCATTAGAGTAATGattaaagaaatgaagaagaaatttGACAAATATTGGGGAAGTTGCAATCTTTTGATGACAATTGGAGCAATACTTGACCCTAGGTTCAAAATGAGGTTGGTTGATTTTGCTTTTCATAAGATATATAATGAGGTTGATGCACGTGCAAATATTATGAAGGTTCGAGATGCATTGTATAACTTGTACTTTGAGTATGTTGAAGTTGATAATGCAAAATCTCGAAAGGGTACTACTTCAGAAAGATGTTCTGCTACATGCACAAGCTCCACATCTCAAGGAAAATTAGTGCCTAGTGGTTTGTCTATGTTTGATGAGTATCTAGACACTATAGAGGTGAATGGTCCTTTGAAATCGGAGTTGGACATTTACTTGGATGAGGGGGTTGTTAGAAGTCAAGATGGGGATGGAGCTGTAGCCTCTGAGTTTGATGCATTAGCTTGGTGGAAATCTCAAGAATTGAAGTTCAAAATTCTATCCACTTTAGCTCGTGATGTTTTGGCTATTCCGATAAGTACGGTTGCATCAGAGGCCACATTTAGTGCAGGAAGTCGAGTATTAGATCCTTACCGTTCAAGGTTAGGTTCTGATATGGTAGAGATTTTAATTTGTGGAGCAGACTGGATTCGCCAACTTCACGGAATCAAGAAGCCCATTATGTCACATGTAAGTTAGTTTTCTATTatttaacacacacacacacacacacacacacatatatatatatatatatatgttttcatAAAATTGAGCtctaatatttattttcttcatcttGTAGGAGGAAGAAGAACATTTTTATGTCGTGTTGAACACCACTTAATTTTACAAGCTTGGTGGAAGATTGAGTGCTTGACATTTGTTCTATT
It contains:
- the LOC130993979 gene encoding uncharacterized protein LOC130993979, whose protein sequence is MSDINEREVTELAIDGGNYLTWALDVEIYLASCDLSDAIVPDSSCSSAQKAKALIFLRHHLNKDLKNEYLTEKDPVVLWQSLKDRFDQQKAIILPQAQYDWLNLRFQDFKSVIEYNSTLHRIVSQLKLCKQEVTEIDLIEKTLSTFHASNLVLQQQYRAKNYTRHSELISALLVAEKHNQLLMRNHNARPVGSQAVPEAHATTYRGGRGRGRGKVNWSQRGGRGWSYRGGRGRGRGYNHVARLQIHGKGFHKTSHPQETSTSQQTPKTQQTCHRCGCEGHWSRTCRTAKHLVEAYQMLQKNKKGKKIRSEIHHASLPEANLEFNADDDDLMQLDLEDYGDQK
- the LOC130993980 gene encoding zinc finger BED domain-containing protein RICESLEEPER 2-like — protein: MEKENEVEKEVVDVNDDKDDNIIEGDDGEKDKQEGIDGEDDKDGDKEEENNVFDKKKRKKCSKAYDDFIELTADDGTTKFQCIHCKTFLAKTSTGTTSHLWNHLKRCLQKKLHLKKQKTLQFQPVKSKFEMNPLSDGRYDHMKQREAVAHWILMGEQPFNAVESDGFHFMMSINQPRFQKISRATAKKDVINVYNIEKKKLQLELKDINKISLTTDIWKSKVQKISYMCVTGHFVDSQWQLQKRLLSFIPLPPPHGGVDIFDGLIKCTKDWGIEHKVFTISVDNASNNDVAIRIAKETFSRSRKLPLEGQLFHVRCTAHILNLVVQDGLLGIKTIIEDVKNSVRFINQSESRLNKFSDVVNHLGIFVKRLIIDCPTRWNSTYEMLLEAYRVRDAFPIFQQREPSYHCCPAVDDWMKVKDVIDILEIFYEATHVISGVDYPTSNVYLAVIWRVKHVLNEKENHVDEFIRVMIKEMKKKFDKYWGSCNLLMTIGAILDPRFKMRLVDFAFHKIYNEVDARANIMKVRDALYNLYFEYVEVDNAKSRKGTTSERCSATCTSSTSQGKLVPSGLSMFDEYLDTIEVNGPLKSELDIYLDEGVVRSQDGDGAVASEFDALAWWKSQELKFKILSTLARDVLAIPISTVASEATFSAGSRVLDPYRSRLGSDMVEILICGADWIRQLHGIKKPIMSHEEEEHFYVVLNTT